The genomic stretch GCAACCTTTCTAATATATAATACAATTTTAAAGCCCCAAAGTTTTATAAAAAATAATATCAGAGAGAAATTTTTTATGCCTTGCCTGTATTTTATGTAAGACCAACAACTGTTATTAAATCAAACGGGCTTGTTTCTGTCAACATATACTATAAAATATGGAGGAAAATACTGGACATTACGACAGTTTATTTATAATATCATAGTTTGTTTAAAGGAGGAATGACATGGGGGTGCTACTATCTGTCTTGATGGCTATTTTCATGCTGGTCAGCATTTTGCTTATCGTGATTGTTTTAATCCAGCCGCACCACAGTGAAAGCGGCCTGGCAGGCGCATTTGGCGGCGGCGGAAGCGATTCGTTTTTCGGCGCTAAGGCGATTACCGTTGCCACGCGTATTACCGTAATCCTGGCGATAATATTCTTCATACTTGCTATCATTATTAATAAAATTCCCCATGAAAACCCTTCAAGGATGGATGGTTATAAACCGCCAGCCCCGGCGAGCTCTCCGAATACTCCGCCTGCGACAACGCCTCCGGCGGAACAGCCTGTTCCGGCACCGGCGCCTCAACAGCCGGTAACCCCGTCCTAATATTAGTATTTTGTGAAAAGGATTCTTTCATGCATAATAATGATGCGATATTGAATACTTTCAAAAGACTGGGTGCCGTCCAGACGGGACATTTTATGTTAACTTCCGGTAATCATAGCGATACCTACGTCCAGTGCGCGCGCATTCTGGAAAACCCGCGGATTAACGCCAGGTTATGCAAAAAACTTGCCCAGCCGTGGATGAAAAGCCGGGTGGATATTGTGGCCGGGCCGGCCGTGGGCGGGATTATCGGCGCGTACGAACTGGCTCGGGCGCTCAAAGCCCGTGCGATTTACCTGGAACGGGTTGATAACAAGCTCGTTTTAAGGCGCGGGTTTACCATTAATAATGGAGAGAACGTCCTTGTCATAGAAGATGTCGTAACTACCGGCGGTTCGGCGCAGGAAGTCGTAGAGGTGATAAAGGAAAACAAGGGTAAAGTTGTCGGCGTGGTGTCTTTGGTTGACCGAAGCGGCAAAGCCGAATCTCCTTTTAACGTTAAATTCAATGCCCTGCTTAAAGTTAATCCGCCTATCTATAAACCTGAAGAGTGTCCTTTGTGTAAAAAAGGAATCCCGGTAGCCAAGCCCGGCTCCAGAGGATTGAAATAGAGGATAAACTATGCGTAGTATGACCGGTTACGGAAAATCAAGCGCACGAGTCAAGGATATGAATATCCGGGTCGAGGCGCGCTCGGTCAATCATCGTTTTTTTAACTGCCAGCTGAACCTGCCGGAAGTATTTTCCGGCTCCAATGCGCGTATCGAAGCAATTATACGCCAGTATATCCCGCGCGGGGCGATTAATCTTTCTATAAAACTTGAGCCGGTTAACCAGAAACCGGTTTACGAATTCAATATCCCGGTTATCAGGGAATACCATAACCGGATAAAAGCGCTTCAGAAAAAGCTGGGGTTGAAAGACCCGCTTTCAATAAACACACTGCTTGCCTTACCAGGAATACAGCAGTTGATTCAACTGAGACCTGCGGAAATAAAACCGGATTGGACTGGTACGGAAAAAGTTATCGGGAGTGCTTTGAAAAACCTGGTGAAGATGCGTTCAAGCGAGGGAAACCGCCTGAAGAAAGCATTGGAAGCGATTCTTAAAAGGGTCTGGTCTTTAAAAGAAGAGGTGAGAAAGCGGATTCCCGAAGTGAAAAGCCAGTATGAGGCGACGCTTTCCAAAAGAGTGGCCGAAATACTTGCCAAAATAAAACCGGAAATTGTCGGGGCGAATCAATGCGCTGATGCAAACAATATTAACCAGCGCATTGCCGAGGAGGTCGCCTTTTTCGCCCAGAAGATTGATATTACCGAGGAAATCAACCGGCTGGAATCGCACCTGGAAGAATTCCGTAAGACCATAAAACAGGATGGCGAATCCGGCAAGAAACTGGATTTCCTGACGCAGGAAATATTGCGCGAGGTTAATACCATGGCATCAAAGGGTAATGACAGCAAGATTGCCCATTATACTATCGCGCTAAAAACGGAGATAGACAAGCTTAAGGAACAGGTTCAGAATA from Planctomycetota bacterium encodes the following:
- a CDS encoding YicC family protein, whose protein sequence is MRSMTGYGKSSARVKDMNIRVEARSVNHRFFNCQLNLPEVFSGSNARIEAIIRQYIPRGAINLSIKLEPVNQKPVYEFNIPVIREYHNRIKALQKKLGLKDPLSINTLLALPGIQQLIQLRPAEIKPDWTGTEKVIGSALKNLVKMRSSEGNRLKKALEAILKRVWSLKEEVRKRIPEVKSQYEATLSKRVAEILAKIKPEIVGANQCADANNINQRIAEEVAFFAQKIDITEEINRLESHLEEFRKTIKQDGESGKKLDFLTQEILREVNTMASKGNDSKIAHYTIALKTEIDKLKEQVQNIE
- a CDS encoding orotate phosphoribosyltransferase translates to MHNNDAILNTFKRLGAVQTGHFMLTSGNHSDTYVQCARILENPRINARLCKKLAQPWMKSRVDIVAGPAVGGIIGAYELARALKARAIYLERVDNKLVLRRGFTINNGENVLVIEDVVTTGGSAQEVVEVIKENKGKVVGVVSLVDRSGKAESPFNVKFNALLKVNPPIYKPEECPLCKKGIPVAKPGSRGLK
- the secG gene encoding preprotein translocase subunit SecG, giving the protein MGVLLSVLMAIFMLVSILLIVIVLIQPHHSESGLAGAFGGGGSDSFFGAKAITVATRITVILAIIFFILAIIINKIPHENPSRMDGYKPPAPASSPNTPPATTPPAEQPVPAPAPQQPVTPS